Proteins from a genomic interval of Acidimicrobiales bacterium:
- a CDS encoding lasso peptide biosynthesis B2 protein — protein sequence MSRRRLAHRAAVVEAAVLLTVAKVAVAVVPFRLLRRVLGQHSPAGDETFGPLPPAAWRCGRAVEAAARRLPFATACLPRAIAGQLMLRRRGLAGTVVFGLARQDGALLNHAWLEHEGAAVLGHQHDVAYARTVELRAGGLR from the coding sequence GTGAGCCGTCGGCGGCTCGCGCACCGGGCCGCCGTGGTGGAGGCGGCCGTGCTGCTCACCGTGGCCAAGGTGGCGGTGGCAGTGGTGCCGTTCCGCCTGCTGCGCCGGGTGCTGGGCCAGCACTCGCCGGCGGGCGACGAGACGTTCGGCCCGCTCCCGCCGGCGGCCTGGCGGTGCGGCAGGGCCGTCGAGGCCGCGGCGCGGCGGCTGCCCTTCGCCACCGCGTGCCTGCCGCGGGCGATCGCCGGCCAGCTCATGCTGCGCCGCCGCGGCCTCGCCGGCACCGTGGTGTTCGGGCTGGCCCGCCAGGACGGCGCCCTGCTCAACCACGCCTGGCTCGAGCACGAGGGAGCAGCGGTCCTCGGCCACCAGCACGACGTCGCCTACGCGCGGACGGTCGAGCTACGAGCGGGCGGGTTGCGATGA
- a CDS encoding PqqD family protein has translation MGAIASSSRPVRRPAVLDAVVDDEVVILGEADGAYHGLDPVGARVWQLLDGERTVEQICEQLVGEFDVTTEACLRDVTTFLDDLAANDLIEVAPGARR, from the coding sequence GTGGGAGCCATCGCCTCGTCGAGCCGGCCGGTCCGCCGCCCAGCGGTGCTCGACGCCGTCGTCGACGACGAGGTGGTGATCCTCGGCGAGGCCGACGGCGCCTACCACGGGCTCGACCCGGTCGGAGCCCGAGTGTGGCAGCTGCTCGACGGCGAGCGCACCGTGGAACAGATCTGCGAGCAGCTGGTCGGCGAGTTCGACGTGACGACCGAGGCGTGCCTGCGCGACGTGACCACCTTCCTCGACGACCTCGCCGCCAACGACCTGATCGAGGTCGCTCCCGGGGCTCGTCGGTGA